CTCAGCcattaaaacatgaagaagaaaaaaaacggacAAGTCAGTAACAAAGCTCAGAAATATATTAAATCCTCACTGCTCTTATACcaataaaatactttatttgtcCACATTATTGTTATATACTGCTATAACCAGGATCAGACATAGAAACCATGTTTCAAATCAGGTGTTTTTTTAGAATGAATCAAAGATACATAAAGAATATTAACGCTGCTGTGCATACTTCAAATTTACACACAGCAATATGTTTTGCAGTATTTAGTGTTTCTCGTAACTAACACAACAGTATTTTGATTAGAATATAGCTCACAATCATAAAGCTATGTAATGCTGTCCATGAAACACCACTATGAGGAAATGATGCATACGTTTTTAtgtgtcttttaaaatgtctttctaATATGCGTCTGCGTTTTTTACATTCGGGGCCCCACAAGAGGCTGCTGTTAGAAGATCTACTTTTCTCTATTTCAGACACAACAATGGCAAACTCAACCTGATgcccacatgtgtgtgtttgttcaacGTGCACTTTCAGATCGTGGGTGGGGCCTGATTTCTATAAGCACCCCATTGGTTGATTGTAACGGTGCAACGGTGTGCTGGTCTTGCTAGCTAGCTATAAAGAGGGACTGATATTGTACTTACGTTAACGTTACAGCAGTAGTGATGATTCGTATGATTTAACTATACTTTAGAACTTTAACCCTGGGGcaaaaatgttaaatacaaTGTTTGGGACCACATCGACCGGATGACTTATTATATCTCAAGAAGAAAAGCATAAACAAGGATAATTTAACCACGAGTGATTCAAAAGGCAAACTTGGTTAACTGCTATCATTAAAAATAGCTTTCTATGTCTTCTTTCGTAGCAGAAACGGTCTGCATAGCAAGTGGCTTTACAGACTAGAGACATCTTTCAGAAAGGCTGCGCATGAGTTAGGCATCGCACGTGGATAACGTCTTCAAGGTCGGCTTACTGGGACCAACGAGCGTTGACTCTCAGCTTGAGCATGCGTACAGACGTGGCGTTGAACAATACAAACGTCAGGCTGAAGAAAACCGAATTATAACCTGTATAAAGCTCTGTGGACAGTGAGTGGACATAACACGTCTGCCTGGCTCGTCAAACCCTGTCCTTTGAAGACTCCAGACTAAGGAACCATTAAGATGCTCAACCCTATTTTAAGGACACTTCACTTATTCAAAACTAAACTAACCTTTGGATTGCATGTACAATGTGTCCAAGGAGGAGGTTGCTCAACAGATGACAAATGCACTTTTTGTTGCTGAGTATGTTGATGTAGTATTTGATGTTGAGAGATCTTTAACATTGTCCTTTGGCAGTCCTGTACTGTATATGTTGGTAAtggtaaacaaaaaacatatatacGAATTGTATAGAATGTTGTCATCACAGCTGTTGGTGATATTGGTCACAGCAATCACAgtgtctctctcccctctctctagTTTATTGGTTGTGAGAGTATGGTTGTATGTGATATCTCTACGTAATGTTTAGATTGCATCATCACATGTTCTTGTCTTGTGTGGCCCCGCCAACATTGTCATACCAAAATCACTGCCACTAATATGAACTAGAAATTAAAATGCCTGTTTCTGAAGTTGTTTTGTCATGTTAGAGGTGAGAAGCTGCTGCTGGGTGAGTTGGGATGTGTGTCATGTGCAAAATAAACGCTCTGCCATAAAAATCGATGTCCAGCTCTGCTGACAGCTTTCATTGCATCAGGGGgttttccccctcctcctcctactcctcctcacACATTACAGGCGTGTGGACTGAACCCTGCATCTGTTAACCTCATCATTATTCACCAATAGGGCACCAGTCATAGCACTCTTGCTTTAAATAGAGCTTCATAAATTCCtgatgaaattaaaatataGGGATTTCGCAACATATAATAAGCAGCCCCCCTGATGACAGATAGGGAGGCATTCCAAAATAtcactggcaaaaaaaaaaatggatcgAGCTGCAAGTGCGTCCTATTTCCAGGATACCATTAACTAACATTTCTGGACAATACATGAAATAGTGTGCATACCTACCGTTCCGTATAACCTCCCACGGCTGTTCATTGCGACAAACAACTCACTCCTCACCCCATATAGGCTCACCACTCCTCTGTCCACCGTGGAGATCTCTATTAGACCTGATATAAGACAAAGAATTATTACATTAGAGTGAAAGTAAAATGAAATACCAACCGATCATCCTGGCTGATTCACTGTTTAATGTAGcagtgtgctctctctctctctctctctctctctctctctgcgtctaTGGGTGTAACCTTGCAGATTGCTACGCAGCATGCTGAGCCTTTGTTCTGCATCCTTCACCCCATCTTACAATTGCACCCAGGCGCGTGCCAATTAAGCGCATTCTTGTTATTGCAATAATTGCAGTAATTGCATTGCGCGGCTATTGGTCTCTAGACCGCCCTCACAGGGCTGCGTAAAAATAAGTTGTGTCTAAAAGCGTCCATACATTCATGTCATGGTTGCGcttggggaggaggggggaggaaagggggggggggggggggggggggggggggttctcagCACTGATGGATACTTATTTTTGAATAGATTTGTATTTGCCGTGGAAGAAATGATATTCCCCCTCAAGAGTCGGATGACATATGATCATGCAAATTAATAGAGGGATAGACTAGCCTGCTCATCACAGATCCATGCTTATTGACTCTGCCTCTCTTTTATGTATATTGCATTACATTGGTGGAGGTATAACTCACTGTACTGGTTCTCATTATGTACACCGTTTATCCTGCCGCCGGGGAGGACCTGAAGGTGAAACCCGATGCCCACGTTGCAGTAGAGCCTCCGCACTCTTTTGATGCCCACCAGATAGTCAGTCTCCCAGTTCAGCTCCGGTTTCTCCCCGGAGATCCCCAATACAGAGCGGGAGAAGAGGGTCTCCCATCTTTTCTCCAGTAAAGTTGCATTTGTCCTGCTGCTCGGTAAAGGGTACGCTGACACGATCCCCAGCAGAAAGCCCAGGAGAACCACCGCGGTCAGCGTCCAGTGCGGCGTGCCGGCCTCGCAGGACATACTGACGAGGAGCCTTTGCGCAACGGCCATCCGGTTTACCTTCGGGCCACGTGGTCA
Above is a genomic segment from Cyclopterus lumpus isolate fCycLum1 chromosome 6, fCycLum1.pri, whole genome shotgun sequence containing:
- the LOC117732547 gene encoding fibroblast growth factor 6-like, coding for MAVAQRLLVSMSCEAGTPHWTLTAVVLLGFLLGIVSAYPLPSSRTNATLLEKRWETLFSRSVLGISGEKPELNWETDYLVGIKRVRRLYCNVGIGFHLQVLPGGRINGVHNENQYSLIEISTVDRGVVSLYGVRSELFVAMNSRGRLYGTTVFHDECQFKESLLANNYNAYESLVYRGSYIALSKHGRVKRGNRATTAMTVTHFLPRI